In Colwellia sp. PAMC 20917, a single genomic region encodes these proteins:
- a CDS encoding substrate-binding periplasmic protein — protein sequence MKIFNCMALLFKRELLVLLIFINVDSYASNENQVKTFEQQPPGIQVVSEIYPPYQVINENGELSGLSADKVKLLFHHSSVDYQVKIYPWARAYQLALTQPNTFIFSLLRTKERESLFQWIASLCSIEFSFYRSKNRPDIQVNSLAEAKNYLIAAQKGQASAEYLLRLGFEPEKNLSISYNNDNFIQMLAFDRVELVVLSSTYFASLIESNSPYADKIEPIFPIDYLTRNLYLASSLNTSSDLINRLNISYDELAPNFDHDCKE from the coding sequence ATGAAAATTTTTAATTGTATGGCCTTATTATTTAAAAGAGAATTACTTGTCTTACTTATCTTTATTAATGTCGATAGTTACGCATCTAATGAAAATCAAGTAAAAACCTTCGAACAGCAGCCACCTGGCATTCAGGTTGTATCTGAAATTTATCCACCTTACCAAGTTATCAATGAAAATGGTGAGCTTAGTGGGCTGTCTGCTGATAAAGTAAAATTGCTCTTTCATCATTCGTCTGTTGATTATCAGGTAAAGATATATCCGTGGGCACGGGCTTATCAACTAGCGTTAACGCAACCCAATACCTTTATATTTTCGCTATTAAGGACAAAAGAGCGGGAGTCTTTATTTCAGTGGATCGCATCATTATGTTCGATAGAATTTTCATTTTACCGATCAAAAAACAGGCCCGACATTCAAGTTAATTCATTAGCAGAAGCAAAGAATTATCTTATTGCTGCACAAAAAGGGCAAGCTTCAGCCGAGTATTTATTAAGACTAGGTTTTGAACCTGAAAAAAATCTATCCATTTCATATAATAACGATAATTTTATTCAAATGTTAGCCTTCGACCGTGTTGAGTTGGTCGTTCTCTCATCAACATACTTTGCATCGCTCATTGAAAGCAATTCACCCTATGCGGACAAGATAGAACCTATTTTTCCTATTGATTACTTAACGCGTAATTTATATTTAGCGAGTAGCCTTAATACCTCCTCCGATTTGATAAATAGACTTAATATATCCTATGATGAGTTAGCACCAAATTTTGACCATGACTGTAAAGAATAA
- a CDS encoding DUF1707 SHOCT-like domain-containing protein: MAVNIADRPTDKVREEVVDQLVMNYSHGELSHEAFERRLDQAMAFESNEDLVSLVADLDLKVDEEYIEKKKEDFRFNYSSTPTDDSDLLINIFSGSGRSGEWRVAKEIKSISVFGGCDIDFSEAIFTQREVTVKVFCLFGGIDIFVPENVKVVSKAFCIFGGIDNKAPSTDYIDAPTIYVEGLVLFGALDIKLKRTLKERFTAFANGLKDIFY; the protein is encoded by the coding sequence ATGGCCGTTAACATTGCAGATAGACCTACCGACAAAGTAAGAGAAGAGGTGGTTGACCAATTAGTGATGAACTATAGTCACGGTGAACTTTCACATGAAGCTTTTGAAAGGCGATTAGATCAAGCAATGGCTTTTGAATCTAATGAAGACCTTGTTTCACTTGTTGCTGATTTAGACTTAAAAGTTGACGAAGAATATATCGAGAAGAAAAAAGAAGACTTTCGCTTTAATTATTCTTCAACGCCAACAGATGACAGTGATTTACTTATTAATATCTTTAGTGGAAGTGGCCGCAGTGGTGAATGGCGAGTCGCTAAAGAAATTAAATCAATAAGTGTCTTTGGTGGTTGTGATATTGACTTTAGTGAGGCTATTTTTACTCAGCGTGAAGTTACGGTGAAAGTTTTTTGTTTGTTTGGCGGAATTGATATATTCGTACCTGAAAATGTTAAAGTTGTTTCGAAAGCTTTTTGTATTTTTGGTGGCATTGACAATAAAGCGCCATCAACTGATTATATTGATGCACCAACAATATATGTTGAAGGTTTAGTTTTATTTGGTGCACTAGATATCAAGCTGAAACGTACCTTAAAAGAACGTTTTACCGCTTTTGCTAATGGGTTAAAAGATATATTTTATTAG
- a CDS encoding DUF748 domain-containing protein, with product MSSSIKTLAKAIKFVGLFIIALLLIIWLSSPFVSRHYLTKYLNEHQLTLADKTTIRYNPFWSNLNIRELEIVSVENSDKPLISLKSLNVTLSLFKLLTDTLFVSEFAIDGLYLDVNLNGEAPVIGGFVIANNSNETKTSVETPAAQTTDLAKDSNNEVANNYQVSLPYFSLSNATFNVGIEQSQQEFIINSLVIKNVLASTKTQQAELVLNALINKAPLLLKLNADLTSEQRKISSEITLSELTLAPLQPLLTANIPEQEPLTMQGSISINSKQSISLSSAVTDINVETFELKATDFKATQKNKTVALNIFPLTLENFSMALVNEQAPKITGTASLNINDLKAYEGEGAQLLAKISAIKLDDIAVTTTESLITANIKNLIIEQSLFAENTTDDFPPLAQFKNLSINDVTVSQQGLFIDTINLLGLTIDTNLDKEKNITGLPTSPKDQPPVAEPIAKTINSPKTIEGEAGSEEKLFLLSLNSFSFGDTAGITFIDRSTSPYYKRSFNITTFNAGPFDNQKPQQESNFTLTGNSDKYANFNLSAVAKPFSKKDYYKLNGFFKEVSLPSLSTYIAQALNYELKSGQLDVNLDVTVDDKKIAGKTKLFLRGVELGAANDHETGTVKSQTSIPFNIALGMLKDGDGNVELDIPLKGSTDDPSFGMSGFINLLVKKATMSAAKEYLITTFVPYANVVTVAMSAGDYLLKVRFNDLNFPIKETQLTAQQSQFLAQFSALMTDKLDTQLTLCAIATPEDIDKPLGTKITDIDDIKQLAEISGQRLEAFKDYMVKEHGIASSRLLLCSPKIDSTKGAKPRITFTD from the coding sequence ATGTCTTCTTCGATAAAAACCTTAGCTAAAGCAATTAAGTTTGTCGGCTTATTTATTATTGCTCTTTTGCTAATTATCTGGCTCTCTTCGCCATTTGTTAGTCGACATTACCTAACTAAATACCTTAATGAGCACCAGCTCACCCTAGCTGATAAAACAACCATACGTTATAACCCTTTTTGGTCGAATTTAAATATACGAGAACTAGAAATAGTAAGCGTAGAAAATAGCGACAAGCCCCTTATATCGTTAAAATCTTTAAACGTTACGTTGAGTTTGTTTAAACTATTAACTGATACTTTATTTGTTTCAGAGTTTGCTATTGATGGCTTATATCTAGATGTTAATTTAAATGGTGAGGCACCCGTTATTGGTGGCTTTGTTATTGCCAATAATTCAAACGAGACTAAAACATCCGTCGAAACACCTGCAGCACAAACAACAGATTTAGCAAAAGATTCAAATAATGAGGTTGCCAATAATTATCAAGTTTCATTACCCTATTTTAGCCTTTCCAATGCTACTTTTAATGTTGGTATTGAACAAAGCCAACAAGAATTTATCATTAATTCACTTGTTATAAAAAATGTACTTGCCTCGACAAAAACACAACAAGCAGAGCTTGTACTTAATGCCTTAATTAATAAGGCCCCTTTGCTTCTAAAATTAAATGCCGATTTGACTTCAGAACAGCGTAAAATAAGCTCTGAAATAACCTTATCTGAATTAACACTCGCCCCATTACAGCCGCTGCTAACCGCTAATATCCCCGAGCAAGAACCACTAACAATGCAAGGTTCTATCAGTATTAATAGCAAACAGTCTATTTCTCTCTCTTCTGCTGTCACCGACATTAACGTTGAAACCTTTGAGTTAAAAGCAACTGACTTTAAAGCGACACAAAAAAACAAAACGGTTGCACTTAATATTTTCCCACTAACTTTAGAAAACTTTTCTATGGCGCTTGTTAATGAACAAGCACCTAAAATAACCGGTACCGCTTCACTAAATATTAATGATTTAAAGGCTTATGAAGGTGAGGGCGCACAACTATTGGCTAAAATATCAGCAATCAAACTTGATGATATTGCGGTGACTACAACAGAGTCATTAATAACCGCTAATATCAAAAATTTGATTATTGAGCAAAGTCTATTTGCTGAAAATACCACAGATGATTTCCCTCCTTTAGCCCAATTCAAAAACCTAAGTATTAATGATGTAACTGTGTCGCAGCAGGGGCTATTCATCGATACAATTAACCTTTTAGGTTTAACTATTGATACCAACTTAGACAAAGAAAAAAATATTACTGGCTTACCCACTTCACCAAAAGATCAACCGCCTGTTGCCGAGCCGATAGCCAAAACAATTAATTCACCAAAAACCATTGAGGGAGAGGCAGGAAGCGAAGAAAAATTATTTTTATTGTCACTCAATTCTTTTTCATTTGGTGATACCGCCGGTATTACTTTTATTGATCGCAGCACAAGTCCGTATTACAAAAGATCATTTAATATCACAACGTTTAACGCTGGCCCTTTTGATAACCAAAAACCACAGCAAGAAAGTAATTTCACCTTAACCGGTAACAGTGATAAATACGCTAATTTCAACTTATCTGCCGTTGCTAAACCTTTTAGTAAAAAAGACTATTATAAATTGAATGGTTTCTTCAAAGAGGTCAGTTTGCCTTCATTATCGACTTATATTGCGCAAGCACTTAACTACGAACTTAAAAGCGGTCAGCTTGATGTCAATCTAGATGTAACCGTTGATGATAAAAAAATTGCTGGCAAGACCAAGTTATTTTTAAGAGGTGTGGAGCTAGGTGCAGCAAACGATCATGAAACAGGCACAGTGAAAAGCCAAACATCGATACCTTTTAACATTGCCTTAGGGATGTTAAAAGATGGTGATGGCAACGTAGAGCTAGATATTCCGTTGAAAGGTAGCACTGATGATCCTTCTTTTGGCATGAGTGGTTTTATTAATTTACTGGTAAAAAAAGCAACGATGTCTGCTGCTAAAGAATATTTGATCACTACCTTTGTGCCTTACGCCAATGTAGTTACTGTTGCTATGTCTGCGGGTGATTACTTATTAAAAGTTCGTTTTAATGATTTAAACTTTCCAATAAAAGAAACACAATTAACGGCTCAGCAAAGCCAATTTTTGGCTCAATTTTCAGCCCTGATGACAGATAAGCTCGATACACAATTAACCTTGTGTGCTATTGCAACACCAGAAGACATTGATAAACCGTTAGGGACTAAGATTACCGACATAGATGATATAAAACAATTGGCTGAAATTTCTGGGCAGCGCCTTGAGGCTTTTAAAGATTATATGGTAAAAGAGCACGGCATCGCCTCTTCTAGGCTGTTACTTTGCTCACCAAAAATAGACTCTACTAAGGGTGCTAAACCAAGAATTACCTTTACAGACTAA
- a CDS encoding alpha/beta fold hydrolase yields MTNQESLFLSHGDHQLHLRHIWQKKGGAPIFMLHGAIENGLIFYTKKGKGLACYLAEQGFDVYVADLRGRGESTPRIDEHAVHGQFEAITEDIPRFINYIFQVTQQKIHLVAHSWGGVLLASTLARFPKIIERIRSKTCFGTKRMVTVKSLEKMFKVNIVWNNVAPKLARNRGFLDAKKHGIGSDNETEQSLADSVAWVKKSAWHDTTDGFDYFQAAKSVDWPPTWHFTGSKDKVLGHASDVNIFIQEYNPKAKFTLLSKSSGNMQNYDHINILTHPNARIDHYPQLVKWLKSH; encoded by the coding sequence ATGACAAATCAAGAATCTTTATTTTTATCTCATGGAGATCACCAACTTCATTTAAGGCATATTTGGCAAAAAAAGGGTGGGGCGCCTATTTTTATGCTGCATGGTGCGATTGAAAATGGCCTTATTTTCTATACTAAAAAAGGTAAAGGTCTAGCATGTTACTTAGCAGAACAGGGGTTTGATGTTTATGTCGCCGATTTACGTGGCCGTGGTGAAAGCACACCCCGTATTGATGAGCATGCTGTACATGGTCAATTTGAAGCGATCACTGAAGATATTCCCCGTTTTATAAATTATATTTTTCAAGTCACACAACAAAAAATTCATCTTGTTGCACATTCCTGGGGAGGGGTTTTATTGGCGAGTACGCTGGCCAGATTTCCTAAAATAATTGAACGTATACGTAGTAAAACTTGTTTTGGTACCAAGCGCATGGTGACAGTAAAAAGTTTAGAAAAAATGTTTAAAGTGAATATTGTTTGGAATAATGTCGCCCCTAAATTGGCAAGGAACAGAGGCTTTTTAGATGCTAAAAAGCATGGCATTGGCTCTGATAATGAAACCGAACAATCGTTAGCCGATAGCGTCGCTTGGGTTAAAAAAAGTGCTTGGCATGATACGACTGATGGTTTTGATTACTTTCAAGCAGCTAAGTCTGTTGATTGGCCCCCAACATGGCACTTTACTGGCAGTAAAGATAAAGTATTAGGACATGCCAGTGATGTTAATATTTTCATTCAAGAATATAATCCGAAAGCGAAATTTACTTTGCTGTCAAAATCTTCAGGGAATATGCAAAATTACGATCATATTAATATTCTTACTCATCCTAATGCTAGAATTGATCACTATCCGCAGTTAGTTAAATGGTTAAAGTCTCATTGA
- a CDS encoding FG-GAP repeat domain-containing protein, giving the protein MSKIATITMVLLLTTLASPLLLAKANKLNFNKSQQSSQHKITGKLLYLNEKGGDVDLLIHDDNRFSYYPRISEGGLVEQAQIIDIPENAQFFNQATLAKQVGEVIVYLTTNAVMSYNIENKTISKLIDVDTLYKYQGIFKVNFGDFVQDFNQDGLSDFITHSLDTTHIYLQSATGEFTHQSFAISPRIEKSGRGLSFTPQNFYHADFNHDDKKDIAFQIDDQLMVFAQTPAQLFDINPMVINLNAHLENKNSRIKKQQGEKSASVNLETIEDINGDGLVDIVTKESVREGMMSRTNHLMIRYGSIENGLMHYKKEADGHATFDGEGMIKFKDVDGDGLKDYYTLSVEMGIGTMMSAMSGAIDMDLRFYKLEKNGKYVKKPIYENEVEIAINSGSDGEALTDVSDFNGDGINDLILKTDDKEFTIYSGAKGKRLFAKRGADYEISLPKSVRTEIKDFNNDGKADILFLYGTHYDEDEEKEVGENKLTLWLSAS; this is encoded by the coding sequence ATGTCAAAGATAGCAACAATAACGATGGTTTTATTATTAACGACTTTAGCTTCTCCTCTACTTTTAGCAAAAGCTAATAAATTAAATTTTAATAAATCTCAGCAAAGTTCGCAACACAAAATAACAGGGAAGTTGCTGTATCTGAATGAGAAAGGTGGTGATGTTGATCTTCTTATTCATGATGATAACCGCTTTAGTTATTATCCCCGTATCAGTGAGGGTGGTTTAGTTGAACAAGCACAGATTATTGATATTCCTGAAAATGCACAGTTCTTTAATCAAGCAACATTGGCGAAGCAAGTAGGTGAAGTGATTGTTTACTTAACAACTAATGCGGTGATGTCTTACAATATAGAAAATAAAACCATCAGTAAATTGATAGATGTTGATACTTTATACAAATACCAAGGTATTTTTAAGGTAAACTTTGGTGATTTTGTTCAAGATTTTAATCAGGATGGCCTAAGCGATTTTATTACTCATAGTTTAGATACAACTCACATATATTTGCAAAGCGCTACGGGAGAATTTACTCATCAATCCTTCGCCATATCACCTCGTATTGAAAAGTCAGGACGTGGTCTGTCATTTACCCCTCAAAATTTTTACCATGCTGACTTTAATCACGATGACAAAAAAGATATCGCCTTCCAAATTGATGATCAATTGATGGTCTTTGCTCAAACGCCTGCTCAGTTATTTGATATTAATCCCATGGTTATTAACTTAAATGCACATTTAGAAAATAAGAATTCTAGGATAAAAAAACAGCAAGGCGAAAAAAGTGCTTCTGTAAACCTTGAAACCATTGAAGATATCAATGGTGATGGGCTCGTTGACATTGTCACTAAAGAGTCAGTACGAGAAGGCATGATGTCTAGAACTAATCACCTAATGATACGCTATGGGTCCATAGAAAATGGTCTGATGCACTACAAAAAGGAAGCTGATGGTCATGCGACTTTTGATGGTGAAGGTATGATAAAGTTTAAAGATGTTGATGGTGATGGCTTGAAAGATTATTACACCTTAAGTGTTGAAATGGGCATAGGTACTATGATGTCGGCAATGTCTGGTGCTATAGATATGGATTTACGCTTCTATAAGTTGGAAAAAAACGGTAAGTATGTAAAAAAGCCTATTTATGAAAATGAAGTTGAAATAGCAATTAATTCTGGCAGTGACGGTGAGGCACTAACCGATGTTAGCGACTTTAATGGTGATGGCATTAACGACCTGATCCTTAAAACAGATGATAAAGAATTTACCATCTACTCGGGGGCTAAAGGCAAACGTTTATTTGCTAAACGTGGCGCTGATTATGAAATCTCCTTACCTAAAAGTGTCCGTACTGAAATTAAAGATTTTAATAATGATGGTAAAGCAGACATCCTCTTTTTATATGGCACGCACTATGATGAAGATGAAGAGAAAGAAGTGGGTGAAAATAAACTGACATTATGGTTATCAGCGAGTTAA
- a CDS encoding acyl-CoA thioesterase produces the protein MRFLSRRLVLPNDLNYANSLFGGRALAWIDEEAAIFAICQLETNCLVTKHIGAINFESPAVQGDVVEFGLSTKSVGKTSITITCLMRNKITKKTICLADDIVFVQVDPETKAPIPHGKTLLALQAQEAE, from the coding sequence ATGCGCTTTTTATCCCGTAGATTGGTTCTTCCTAATGATTTAAACTATGCAAACTCACTTTTTGGTGGCCGTGCATTAGCCTGGATTGATGAAGAAGCTGCTATTTTTGCTATTTGTCAATTAGAGACTAACTGCTTAGTGACTAAACATATTGGTGCGATAAATTTTGAATCACCAGCCGTGCAGGGTGATGTAGTTGAGTTTGGTTTATCAACCAAAAGTGTGGGTAAAACTTCAATAACAATCACTTGCTTAATGCGTAATAAAATTACTAAAAAGACCATCTGTTTAGCTGATGATATTGTCTTTGTACAAGTCGACCCTGAAACTAAAGCACCTATCCCACATGGAAAAACCTTATTAGCTTTACAAGCTCAAGAAGCAGAATAA
- a CDS encoding GntR family transcriptional regulator produces the protein MTPQWDNEKPIYLQLYQQVVARILDGYIKEGEALPSVRKVAAEYQVNPITISKAYQMLQDEQVVEKQRGKGLFVKSGAQEIMLDRERETFLVQQWPEILKQITRLKLSAEQLITGDKL, from the coding sequence ATGACACCTCAGTGGGATAATGAAAAACCGATATACCTGCAGTTATACCAGCAAGTTGTTGCTCGTATTCTTGATGGTTATATCAAAGAAGGCGAAGCATTGCCATCAGTCCGAAAAGTGGCTGCAGAATATCAAGTGAATCCAATTACTATTTCTAAGGCGTATCAAATGTTACAGGATGAACAAGTTGTAGAAAAACAGCGTGGAAAAGGTTTATTTGTTAAATCAGGAGCGCAAGAGATAATGCTTGATCGAGAGCGCGAAACTTTCTTGGTTCAGCAATGGCCAGAAATATTAAAACAAATAACGCGATTAAAACTTTCTGCTGAGCAGTTGATAACAGGAGATAAGTTATGA
- a CDS encoding ABC transporter ATP-binding protein: MNELISITGLNKSYGKKHVVSDVSLSIHKGQIVGLVGPNGAGKTTCLQSLLGLTEFEGDINVLGHHPRKDREKMLNDVAYISDVAILPKWLKVTQALSYMNDVHPNFDIEKARTFLAKTNIDMNDKVKALSKGMVTQLHLSLVLAVDAKVLVLDEPTLGLDILTRRQFYTHLLEDFYTEDKCILITTHQIEEIEHILTDVAFIQEGKIVIAESTENIRERFTLLTVTQDNIEQAKQFKPLFSNSLMGLTTMLFDNQKNEDLQALGKISVPSLADIFVGVMTKEIYS; encoded by the coding sequence ATGAATGAATTAATTTCTATAACGGGCTTAAACAAATCTTACGGTAAGAAACATGTTGTGTCTGATGTGAGCTTAAGTATTCATAAAGGACAAATTGTTGGTTTAGTTGGTCCTAATGGTGCCGGTAAAACCACATGTCTTCAATCGTTGCTAGGTTTAACTGAATTTGAAGGTGATATTAATGTTCTTGGCCATCATCCAAGAAAAGACCGTGAAAAGATGCTTAACGATGTCGCCTATATTTCAGATGTCGCTATATTGCCTAAATGGTTAAAAGTTACTCAAGCATTAAGCTATATGAATGATGTTCATCCTAATTTCGATATTGAAAAAGCACGTACATTTCTGGCAAAAACTAATATCGATATGAATGATAAAGTGAAGGCCTTGTCTAAAGGAATGGTTACTCAGTTACATTTATCTTTAGTGTTAGCTGTAGACGCTAAAGTGCTTGTTTTAGATGAACCAACGTTGGGTTTAGATATTTTAACCCGTAGACAGTTTTATACGCACTTATTAGAAGACTTTTACACGGAAGATAAATGTATTCTTATAACTACGCATCAGATTGAAGAAATTGAGCATATTTTAACAGATGTTGCCTTTATTCAAGAAGGTAAAATAGTTATAGCTGAAAGCACTGAAAATATTCGTGAACGTTTTACATTGTTAACCGTAACTCAGGACAATATCGAGCAAGCAAAGCAATTTAAACCGCTCTTTTCAAATAGTTTAATGGGCTTAACCACCATGCTTTTTGACAATCAAAAAAATGAGGACTTACAAGCGTTGGGTAAAATAAGCGTACCGAGTTTAGCTGACATTTTTGTTGGCGTGATGACCAAGGAGATATATTCATGA
- a CDS encoding ABC transporter permease → MNTKVLTTSIKKELWEFSNILKWLPMIIAALVIVMPLAIFMQSNESFSDLFQFLTTFPEQFFSAEHAPMIPKLFFVMALSLFAPFLVVALIIQLYYFTVCLFDERRDLSIMFWRSLPVSDVTAIIAKLITGALAIPAIFLGAATATLCLILLLAFLVCIILSVGYDVSLWALWVDADILSGVSLIWLHLIPLAIWMLPLFAWLMLASMYAKKAPFLWAILPVAVVLLVEGFVVHYFHLSQSYIGSLLLEYFSLSSQFVESVQGQENFARTVPLRALITKLNIGSVLVGISLLYGTYWLRKNKAEV, encoded by the coding sequence ATGAACACGAAAGTATTAACAACTTCAATTAAAAAAGAATTATGGGAATTTAGTAATATTCTAAAATGGCTGCCCATGATTATCGCTGCTTTGGTCATCGTGATGCCTCTCGCTATTTTTATGCAAAGTAATGAAAGTTTTAGTGACTTATTTCAGTTTTTAACGACATTCCCTGAACAGTTTTTTTCTGCTGAGCATGCGCCAATGATCCCTAAGTTATTCTTTGTAATGGCACTTTCTTTATTTGCACCCTTTTTAGTGGTGGCGTTAATTATTCAGCTTTATTACTTTACTGTCTGTCTATTTGATGAGCGCAGAGATTTATCTATTATGTTTTGGCGCTCGTTACCTGTTTCTGATGTCACCGCAATTATTGCCAAATTAATTACTGGAGCCTTGGCAATTCCAGCTATATTTTTAGGAGCAGCAACCGCTACTTTGTGCTTGATTCTTTTGTTAGCGTTTTTAGTTTGTATTATATTGTCGGTTGGTTACGATGTTAGCTTATGGGCATTGTGGGTTGATGCTGATATTTTAAGTGGTGTATCACTTATTTGGTTACACCTTATTCCCCTTGCTATTTGGATGTTACCTTTGTTTGCATGGTTAATGTTAGCGTCTATGTATGCGAAGAAAGCCCCATTTTTATGGGCAATATTACCTGTGGCCGTTGTTTTATTAGTGGAAGGTTTTGTCGTGCACTACTTCCATTTATCGCAATCCTATATAGGTAGCTTATTACTAGAGTATTTCTCACTTTCATCACAATTTGTTGAATCTGTGCAAGGGCAAGAAAATTTTGCCAGAACGGTACCATTACGGGCACTTATTACTAAATTAAATATAGGAAGTGTATTAGTGGGTATTTCATTACTTTATGGCACATATTGGTTAAGAAAGAATAAAGCTGAGGTGTAA
- a CDS encoding HopJ type III effector protein, whose product MQLNDLLKQLSTKPEQIEFSEVMAVISANYHYQPCAFSNDDLMNESGTNEGSCKIFAFAKLHDLSEQATLACFGEYYRKDVLLNPMGDDHSNIRTFIKQGWQGITFAGVALS is encoded by the coding sequence ATGCAATTAAATGACTTACTTAAACAGCTATCAACTAAACCTGAACAGATAGAATTTAGTGAAGTAATGGCGGTAATATCGGCTAACTATCACTATCAACCATGTGCCTTTAGTAATGATGACTTAATGAATGAATCAGGAACTAATGAAGGGTCGTGTAAAATATTTGCTTTTGCAAAGTTACATGATTTATCTGAACAGGCAACATTAGCGTGTTTCGGCGAATATTACCGAAAAGATGTACTGTTAAATCCTATGGGTGACGATCACAGCAATATTCGAACCTTTATAAAGCAAGGTTGGCAAGGTATTACGTTTGCAGGTGTCGCGCTTTCTTAA
- a CDS encoding substrate-binding periplasmic protein → MKWICILLFISLSAQAETIRVALSFDGNPPYSFGEQEHRGIYVEVFQEIFKLTPYQLEFVYLSSARVRSSFTGGKVDIECCPIGAWRANETAISVYSQPLFKTEDVYVFPQGKLRNIGPLADETIATINGFGYAFDTIFTRYNVESELKLLKLIEGNRLPVGIVDRTIVNYLSRSHQLTVVIGQVHEHSLRPLRIHKSKAHIVPIINQAINRLINNGKISAIVSKYTSTLKEEN, encoded by the coding sequence ATGAAGTGGATTTGTATTTTATTGTTTATCAGCTTAAGCGCCCAAGCCGAAACGATAAGGGTGGCACTTTCCTTCGATGGAAACCCTCCTTATTCATTTGGTGAGCAAGAGCACCGCGGTATTTATGTCGAGGTGTTTCAAGAGATATTTAAACTAACCCCTTATCAATTAGAGTTTGTTTATCTCTCTTCTGCACGAGTACGCTCTAGCTTTACCGGCGGTAAAGTCGATATCGAATGTTGTCCTATTGGCGCGTGGCGAGCAAACGAAACGGCCATTTCTGTCTATAGCCAACCGCTATTTAAAACTGAAGACGTATATGTATTTCCGCAAGGAAAATTAAGAAATATCGGTCCGTTAGCAGACGAAACCATTGCAACGATCAACGGTTTTGGCTACGCTTTTGATACCATTTTCACCCGCTATAATGTAGAAAGTGAACTGAAATTATTAAAGCTTATTGAAGGTAATAGGTTACCGGTCGGCATTGTCGATCGAACCATAGTTAACTACCTGAGTAGAAGTCATCAGTTAACCGTTGTTATAGGTCAAGTTCATGAACATTCCCTACGCCCGTTACGTATACATAAATCTAAAGCGCATATTGTGCCTATTATAAACCAAGCTATTAATCGCTTAATAAATAATGGAAAAATAAGTGCTATAGTCAGTAAATATACCAGCACGTTAAAAGAAGAAAATTAA